From a single Metopolophium dirhodum isolate CAU chromosome 6, ASM1992520v1, whole genome shotgun sequence genomic region:
- the LOC132946462 gene encoding glyoxylate reductase/hydroxypyruvate reductase-like codes for MSRPKVLVAMKLVPEIAIDLLRKRFDVEVCDSILVTQAELMKKVPGKFAIFCSPANKIDEELIKTAGPSLKVVGTMSVGYDHVDLSAMKKYGIRLGYTPDVLTETVAETTVGLLIATTRRFFEANHAVKTGGWKDVTPVWMCGRGIRNSVVGIVGCGNIGTSIAKKLKAFEISQLLYTSRSEKPAVNALGGKLVTINELVEQSDFIILSIALNEDTKFIINKERIAKMKSHAVLVNIGRGGLIDQDALIEALQENRIGGAGLDVMTPEPLPLDSPLMKMDNVVLLPHIGSASIETRTEMAILTAKNIIAALDNAAMPKEVQF; via the exons ATGTCAAGACCTAAAGTGTTAGTTGCAATGAAACTCGTTCCAGAAATCGCAATTGATTTACTACGTAAAAG atttgatgttgaagtatgTGATTCCATACTAGTCACTCAAGCAGAACTAATGAAAAAAGTACCTGGAAAATTTGCTATATTTTGTAGTCCAGCGAACAAAATTGATGAGGAATTAATTAAAACTGCAG gcCCCAGTCTAAAGGTTGTTGGAACCATGTCTGTGGGATATGATCATGTTGACTTGAGTGCAATGAAAAAATATGGCATACGTTTGGGATATACGCCAGATGTTTTAACCGAAACAGTAGCAGAAACAACAGTTGGATTATTGATAGCGACAACAAGACGGTTTTTTGAAGCAAATCATGCAGTGAAAAC aggtGGATGGAAAGATGTGACACCTGTTTGGATGTGTGGTAGAGGTATTAGAAACTCTGTTGTTGGTATTGTTGGATGTGGCAACATTGGGACATCAATTGCAAAGAAGCTGAAGGCATTTGAAATTTCTCAATTGCTTTACACTAGTAGAAGTGAAAAACCTGCTG TCAATGCTCTCGGTGGAAAATTGGTTACAATCAATGAGCTTGTTGAACAAAGTGACTTCATAATCCTTTCCATTGCACTGAATGAGGACACAAAGTTTATCATCAACAAAGAACGCATTGCCAAAATGAAGTCACACGCTGTATTGGTGAACATTGGTCGTGGAG gaCTTATTGACCAAGATGCACTCATTGAAGCATTACAAGAAAATAGAATTGGAGGTGCTGGCCTTGACGTTATGACACCAGAACCATTACCACTTGATAGCCCTTTGATGAAGATGGACAATGTCG TGTTGTTGCCACACATTGGGAGTGCTTCTATTGAAACAAGAACAGAAATGGCTATTCTCACTGCCAAAAATATAATTGCTGCTTTAGATAATGCCGCAATGCCAAAAGAAGTTCAGTTTtag